The sequence CGCCCGCCGCGCTGCTGCTGCTCCTCTACCAACTGGTGGGGGAGGAGGAAGGGGTGACGGCGGACCGGCTGAACGGGACCGTGCAGAACGATGTCCTCAAGGAGTACATCGCGCGGGGGACCTATATCTTCCCGCCGCAGCCGTCGTTGCGGCTGACCGCGGACATCTTCCAGTACTGCCGGGCCGAGATCCCCCGGTGGAACTCCATCTCCATCTCCGGCTACCACATGGCCGAGGCGGGTGCCTCGCCCGCGCAGGAGATCGCCTTCACCCTCGCCAACGGCATCGCCTATGTGCGGACCGCCGTGGCCGCCGGGATGGATGTCGACGACTTCGCGCCGCGGCTCTCCTTCTTCTTCGTCGCCCGTACGACCCTGCTGGAGGAGGTCGCCAAGTTCCGGGCCGCGCGCAGGATCTGGGCCCGGGTGATGCGGGAGGAGTTCGGCGCGAAGAACCCCAAGTCGCTGATGCTGCGGTTCCACACCCAGACGGCGGGAGTGCAGCTCACCGCCCAGCAGCCGGAGGTGAACCTCGCGCGGGTCACCCTCCAGGGACTCGCCGCCGTGCTCGGCGGAACCCAGTCGCTGCACACCAACTCCTTCGACGAGGCCATCGCCCTGCCCACCGACAAGTCCGCCCGCCTCGCGCTGCGTACCCAGCAGGTGCTCGCCTACGAGACCGATGTGACCGCCACCGTCGACCCGTTCGCCGGTTCCTACGCCGTCGAGTCGATGACGGACGACGTCGAGGAGGCAGCCGTGGCGCTGATGCGGCGGGTCGAGGACATGGGCGGTGCGGTGGCCGCCATCGAGCGGGGCTTCCAGAAGGAGGAGATCGAGCGCAACGCCTACCGCCTGGCACAGGAGACGGACGCCGGCGAGCGGGTCGTGGTCGGCGTCAACCGCTTCCAGCTCGACGAGGAGGAACCGTACGAGCCGCTGCGCGTCGACCCGTCGATCGAGGCCCGGCAGACCGAGCGACTGGCCGTCCTCCGGGACCGCCGCAACGCCCGTGCCGTCTCCACCGCTCTCGACGACCTCCGCAAGGCCGCCGAGGGCACGGACAACGTCCTCTACCCCCTGCGCGAGGCCCTGCGGGCGAGGACGACGGTGGGCGAGGTTTGCGATGCACTGCGAGAGGTCTGGGGGACGTATGTGCCTACGGATGCGTTCTGAGGGGGTCTCGGCTGCTGAGGCGGCCGGGTCTCGGATGAGTCCGGTCCACACGTAAGTTCAGGGAGTGAGGAGACGGCTGGTGAAGCCGTCACGGATGAGGGCCTCGTAGGCGGTATGCACGTCCTCCGGGACGTCCTGCTCGATGGCGAATCCGAGACGTGGATATTCGATGACCCGCTGCAGGTCGCCGACGAGCTGATGGACGACGAGTTGGTCGTCGCCGATCGTCTTCAGGTAGTCATCGAACTCCAGTGGCACCGAGGCGCAGATCGCCTCGACCTCGGGCCACACCTTGCGGGCAGTGGCATAGGCACGTCGCTCCATATAGGGCATGGAGACCAGCAGCACGGTCTTCGGTGTGATCCCGGCGGCAGTCAGGACCTCCCGGGAGAGGGTGATGTTCTGCCCGGTGTTCCTCGCGCAGGGCTCCAGCAGCACCGCATTCGCAGGCACTCCGAGAGCGAGCGCATGCTCTCGGAAGTGCACCGCCTCACCGCGGGGGAAGCGTTCGGGGGCTGTGGGGTTGGAGCCGCCGGAGAACACCAGGGCCGGGAACAGACCGGCCCGGTACAGCTCGGCGCAGAAGGCCGGGACACCAAGGTCGTGGCTCCCCAGGCCGATGGCGACGTCGGCGGGCCGCACCGCGTGGTGCATCTGGTGGTGGTCCCAGATCAGCTTGGCCTGCTGCCGCTGGTCTTCGGTGATGGCCCGCTCGTTGTCCGTCACTCGCGTCTCTCCCTGTTCACCGTCGCCGGAGGCCAAAGGCCCCCTCGCTCGTCATCCGGATGCCCTCGATACTGCGGAGCTGGTGACTCAGGCCGAACGTGGCGGCCAGCTTCGCGGCGTCGGCGAGCACCTGCAGCCCATCATCCCGGGTGGCCGGGTCGGACAGCAGGATGTGACCGTGGGCGGTGTCCAGCCGGACCTGCTGCATGGGCGAGTCGGTTGTTCCGGTGCTGCGGGCGATGTCGATGAAGTGCAGGGCCTGGGTGAGGTCACCGACCCCGCGGTGGGCCAGGGCGAGTTTCTGGTGGGCGACGGACCAGTCGTCGGGCTCGGCCAGGTCCTCGAACTCGCGCGTCGCGGCGAGCATGACCCTGGCGGCATAGTCGTTGTTGCCGTCCTTGCTCAGCGCGGTGCCCACCCACAGCCGGGCTCTGGCCCGGTCACGGCGGGAGAGCCTGTCGTCGACGGCCAGGGCCTCGTAATGACGAGCGGCCGTCTCCAGCTTGCCGGACATCTCGGCGACCACGGCGAGGGACAGGTCGAGCTGGGCGATGCGACGGGGGATGTCGAGCTGCACGAACAGCGAGCGGGCGTCGGCATAGGAGCGCTGGGCCGACAGCGGGCCGAGGACGGCTCCTTGGTCTCGCTGAAGATCGCCCATCAGTGCTGTCGAGCGGGCGAACAGGTACATGCCCTTGTCGTCCAGCCCGGTCGGTGGGAAGCGTGTCAGCCATCGGTTCAGCAGGTTGTCGGCGAAGCCGAAGTTCTGGCGCGAGAGGGCTACGACGGCCCGGTCCAGGTCGTCGGTCCACGTTTCGTACTCCCAGACCCGGGGGCCGCTGGTGGTGATGCGCCTGCCGCTGCCCTGGCCGGGTCGGCCGGCCTCGGACAGGAATGTCTCGAAGCGCAGGTGCGCGGCGGCGTCCGAGCGAGCCAGGGCGGTGTCCAGGACGGCCTGGGTGTCCTGCCGAGGTTCCGTTGCGACCAGCAACTTCTCCCACTTGGAGATGGTGCGGATGCCGACGCCCAGGTGTTGGGCGAAGGCGCGGACGCTCAGCCGGAGTGCGAGACGTAATGCCCGGGCTTCCAGGCCGGTCCAGTGGTGCACGGTCGCCACGCGTCGCTCCCTTCCGTCCGCCATCGAAGCACGAGGTCGCCCAGTTCCTTCGCTGACGCCAGCCGGCGGTCTCTGCGACTCCGTCCCCGCGACGCAGGGGCCGCCCTGGGGGCCCACGCCGACCAGGTGCCCCCA is a genomic window of Streptomyces sp. Edi2 containing:
- a CDS encoding methylmalonyl-CoA mutase family protein; its protein translation is MAHESGSERYNESGLPIEPVYGPGALAGWDPERSLGAPGSYPFTRGVYPSMYTGRPWTMRQYAGFGTARESNARYRQLIAHGTTGLSVAFDLPTQMGHDSDTPIASGEVGKVGVAIDSVEDMRVLFGGIPLDKVSTSMTINAPAALLLLLYQLVGEEEGVTADRLNGTVQNDVLKEYIARGTYIFPPQPSLRLTADIFQYCRAEIPRWNSISISGYHMAEAGASPAQEIAFTLANGIAYVRTAVAAGMDVDDFAPRLSFFFVARTTLLEEVAKFRAARRIWARVMREEFGAKNPKSLMLRFHTQTAGVQLTAQQPEVNLARVTLQGLAAVLGGTQSLHTNSFDEAIALPTDKSARLALRTQQVLAYETDVTATVDPFAGSYAVESMTDDVEEAAVALMRRVEDMGGAVAAIERGFQKEEIERNAYRLAQETDAGERVVVGVNRFQLDEEEPYEPLRVDPSIEARQTERLAVLRDRRNARAVSTALDDLRKAAEGTDNVLYPLREALRARTTVGEVCDALREVWGTYVPTDAF
- a CDS encoding YdcF family protein; translated protein: MTDNERAITEDQRQQAKLIWDHHQMHHAVRPADVAIGLGSHDLGVPAFCAELYRAGLFPALVFSGGSNPTAPERFPRGEAVHFREHALALGVPANAVLLEPCARNTGQNITLSREVLTAAGITPKTVLLVSMPYMERRAYATARKVWPEVEAICASVPLEFDDYLKTIGDDQLVVHQLVGDLQRVIEYPRLGFAIEQDVPEDVHTAYEALIRDGFTSRLLTP